The Faecalibacter sp. LW9 genome has a segment encoding these proteins:
- a CDS encoding flavohemoglobin expression-modulating QEGLA motif protein yields MKILTIQQIIKNIENEVVFEAYAEDESFKIKIDEYIPYVCAAIHDGGHMRDDILEKCSLSNYERWYEEDPHTAEFVGSFPILIHGCDSRFEYDLNRDPETAIYEEAWGKQVWETPLSESQKQRSLAKHQAFYEVIEALIQKLESKFEKCVVYDIHSYNWKRWDRPVPVFNIGAEKIDPDKFGNYVEAWREELSQIELGDIPNFTAVNDVFYGRGYLLGFITKHFENTLVLATEVSKIYCDELTGESFPEVINQIKEGFKTAIVNHAFEFIKNETSYKVSKQVNILHNELESDLLKIDKQLYHLVKDFELLSVINPINLEFEKKKFLASNYKYEPQFKYNPLNINPFEFKRKLSNIKVEKINDISIQNMYVDTINSYFDKVDLLANLGTNKFLYNSLRYFGEPSKKDVENANFVLYCPEFRMEKEGEFNELEVVELFRNSTKDYGFDFEIETSDHIASKALVINSKKKVVIKRGVKFDRRFTKGLIEHEIGVHMVTTMNAVKQPLKIFSIGLPVNTLTQEGLAILSEYYSDSINHDRLRELGLRVLAVNMLTSGKTFNETFLTLHEEYKMAPENAFYLTTRVFRGGGFTKDALYLKGLKTILNYVDEGKNLDNLLIGKTSVEYVNTINELVERKMINPPKYYTKIFKQHQEKPEINPILKYIFDGLKD; encoded by the coding sequence ATGAAAATTTTAACGATCCAACAAATCATCAAAAATATCGAAAATGAAGTTGTTTTTGAAGCTTATGCCGAAGACGAATCATTTAAGATTAAAATTGATGAATATATTCCATATGTATGTGCCGCTATCCATGATGGTGGACACATGCGAGACGATATCTTAGAGAAATGTAGTTTATCCAATTACGAACGTTGGTATGAAGAAGACCCTCATACTGCCGAATTCGTTGGTAGCTTCCCAATCTTAATTCATGGGTGTGATTCACGATTTGAGTATGACTTAAACCGTGATCCTGAAACCGCTATTTATGAAGAAGCTTGGGGGAAACAAGTTTGGGAAACTCCTTTAAGCGAATCTCAAAAACAACGCAGTTTAGCAAAACACCAAGCATTTTACGAAGTGATTGAAGCCTTGATTCAAAAATTAGAATCAAAGTTCGAAAAGTGTGTTGTATATGATATTCATTCATACAATTGGAAACGTTGGGATCGTCCAGTACCCGTATTTAATATTGGTGCTGAAAAAATTGATCCAGATAAATTCGGAAATTATGTAGAAGCTTGGCGTGAAGAATTAAGCCAAATTGAATTGGGAGATATCCCTAATTTCACTGCTGTAAATGATGTTTTCTACGGTCGCGGATATTTATTAGGATTTATCACTAAACATTTTGAGAATACATTGGTTTTAGCAACTGAAGTATCTAAAATTTATTGTGATGAATTAACGGGTGAATCTTTCCCGGAAGTCATTAATCAAATCAAAGAAGGTTTTAAAACAGCTATTGTAAATCATGCCTTCGAATTCATTAAAAATGAGACTTCTTATAAAGTTTCAAAACAAGTAAATATCTTACACAATGAATTAGAATCTGATTTATTAAAAATTGATAAGCAATTATACCATTTGGTGAAAGACTTCGAATTATTAAGTGTAATCAATCCGATTAACTTAGAATTTGAGAAGAAGAAATTTTTAGCATCAAATTATAAATACGAACCTCAATTCAAATACAATCCGCTTAACATAAATCCTTTTGAGTTTAAACGTAAGTTATCGAATATTAAGGTAGAAAAAATTAATGATATCTCTATTCAGAATATGTATGTGGATACCATTAACTCGTACTTTGATAAAGTGGATTTATTAGCGAATTTGGGAACTAATAAATTCTTATACAATTCCCTTCGTTATTTTGGAGAACCATCGAAGAAAGATGTAGAAAATGCTAATTTCGTTCTGTATTGTCCTGAATTCCGTATGGAAAAAGAAGGAGAATTTAATGAATTAGAAGTTGTTGAATTATTCAGAAATTCCACAAAAGATTATGGTTTTGATTTCGAGATCGAAACTTCAGATCATATTGCTTCTAAAGCATTGGTCATTAATTCAAAGAAAAAAGTAGTGATAAAACGTGGTGTAAAATTCGACCGTCGTTTCACTAAAGGTTTAATTGAGCACGAAATTGGAGTTCATATGGTAACGACAATGAATGCTGTTAAACAGCCTTTAAAGATTTTTTCAATTGGGTTACCTGTCAATACATTAACGCAAGAAGGATTAGCTATTTTATCAGAATACTATTCGGATTCGATAAATCATGATCGTTTACGCGAATTAGGTTTACGTGTTCTTGCAGTCAATATGTTGACTAGTGGAAAAACATTCAATGAAACATTCCTAACTTTACACGAAGAATATAAAATGGCACCAGAAAATGCCTTTTATTTAACAACACGTGTATTCCGTGGAGGTGGTTTCACGAAAGATGCTTTGTATCTTAAAGGGTTAAAAACGATTCTTAACTATGTAGATGAAGGTAAAAACTTAGACAACTTATTGATCGGAAAGACTTCTGTGGAGTACGTGAATACCATCAACGAATTAGTGGAACGTAAAATGATTAATCCACCAAAATATTATACTAAGATCTTTAAACAGCATCAAGAAAAACCTGAGATAAACCCAATCTTAAAATATATTTTTGATGGTTTGAAAGACTAA
- the gshB gene encoding glutathione synthase, whose product MKICFVMYPWDKVEPGKDTTMRLIKECVNRGFEVSYLTTKDISINKGKVVGKCNKLISIETEDCVEFYHTMQFETAVKDLTTFDMIFMRSDPPVDPLLLNMLEMIEDQVFFVNKPSGLRKANNKIYAASFDDGLETIVPHTLITRDIELIKEFVEENKFERFIIKPLDGMGGKGVILFEANNTGNLSSIADFYINHAGKPQPIICQNYIEGAEKGDVRAIVINGEPIGAIMRVPAEGDHRSNISAGGSAIKHDLTEHEIQLCRQMGERLVKDGIFFTGIDLINGKMVELNVVSPGGIVPHNNVNGNQEIQKQIISMILEKYEEFIK is encoded by the coding sequence ATGAAAATATGCTTCGTAATGTATCCTTGGGACAAAGTTGAACCAGGAAAAGATACCACTATGCGTCTTATAAAAGAATGCGTTAACCGTGGTTTTGAAGTATCTTATTTAACAACTAAAGACATTTCGATCAACAAAGGAAAGGTTGTAGGGAAATGCAATAAATTAATTTCTATTGAAACGGAAGATTGTGTGGAATTTTATCATACTATGCAATTTGAAACAGCAGTAAAAGATTTAACGACTTTCGACATGATTTTTATGAGAAGTGATCCACCAGTTGATCCACTTTTATTAAACATGTTAGAAATGATCGAAGACCAAGTTTTCTTTGTCAATAAACCATCTGGTCTTCGTAAAGCAAATAATAAAATCTATGCCGCATCTTTTGATGATGGTTTAGAAACAATTGTTCCACATACTTTAATCACTCGCGATATTGAATTGATTAAAGAATTTGTAGAAGAAAATAAATTCGAGAGATTTATCATCAAACCTTTAGATGGTATGGGTGGTAAAGGAGTTATCCTCTTCGAAGCAAATAATACAGGAAACTTGAGTTCTATTGCGGATTTTTATATCAATCATGCGGGTAAACCTCAACCAATAATCTGCCAAAATTATATCGAAGGTGCAGAAAAAGGGGATGTACGTGCAATTGTTATTAATGGTGAACCTATTGGAGCCATAATGCGTGTACCTGCAGAAGGAGATCACCGTTCGAATATTTCGGCTGGAGGATCTGCCATTAAGCATGATTTAACAGAGCATGAAATCCAATTATGTCGCCAAATGGGTGAACGTTTAGTAAAAGATGGTATTTTCTTTACAGGTATCGACTTAATCAATGGTAAAATGGTTGAATTAAATGTCGTAAGCCCTGGTGGAATTGTTCCTCATAATAATGTAAACGGAAATCAAGAAATTCAAAAACAAATTATCTCTATGATTTTAGAGAAATATGAAGAATTTATAAAATGA
- a CDS encoding TlpA family protein disulfide reductase gives MKKIFSVIAIMVGLFTFAQKVPTVMKTEFSTLALQDQVESIDGKELLIDEVLKSYNGKVVVLDLWATWCGDCITGMPKLKELKANNPNVAFVYFSMDKTQEAWKKGIEKYKIEGDHYYMGNNWKSEFSASIDLNWIPRYIILDQNGKIAKYYSVKADDPEVQATIDRLMIK, from the coding sequence ATGAAAAAGATTTTTAGTGTTATCGCTATAATGGTTGGCTTATTCACTTTTGCACAAAAAGTACCAACTGTCATGAAGACCGAATTTTCTACACTTGCTTTACAAGATCAAGTAGAATCTATCGATGGAAAAGAATTATTAATTGATGAGGTTCTTAAATCGTACAACGGGAAAGTGGTTGTATTGGACCTATGGGCGACTTGGTGTGGAGATTGCATCACAGGAATGCCTAAATTGAAAGAGTTAAAAGCCAATAATCCAAATGTTGCTTTTGTATATTTCTCAATGGATAAAACACAAGAAGCTTGGAAAAAAGGCATTGAAAAATATAAAATTGAAGGGGATCATTATTATATGGGAAACAATTGGAAGTCTGAATTTTCGGCTTCTATTGATCTGAATTGGATTCCTCGATACATCATTTTAGATCAAAATGGTAAAATTGCTAAGTACTATTCAGTTAAAGCAGATGATCCTGAAGTACAAGCAACAATTGATCGATTGATGATAAAATAA
- the pth gene encoding aminoacyl-tRNA hydrolase, producing the protein MQKYLIIGLGNIGAKYENTRHNIGFKVVDRIAEKAGAKFTPSNFGEISQFKYKGRPVTLLKPNTYMNLSGDAVKFWMKKENIAIENIFVITDDLNLPFGSIRMRSKGSDGGHNGLKDIQNKLQSQAYPRLRFGVGNEFLKGQQIDYVLGEWTAEENEIMNERLNHSADAALSFVFAGLNNTMNQYNGK; encoded by the coding sequence ATGCAAAAATATTTGATCATCGGACTAGGGAATATCGGTGCGAAATACGAAAATACCCGTCATAATATTGGATTTAAAGTTGTAGACCGAATTGCAGAAAAGGCTGGAGCTAAGTTTACTCCATCAAATTTTGGAGAAATTTCGCAATTTAAGTACAAAGGTCGTCCAGTAACATTGCTTAAGCCTAATACATATATGAATTTGAGTGGTGATGCTGTAAAATTTTGGATGAAGAAGGAAAACATCGCGATCGAAAATATTTTTGTGATCACCGATGATTTAAACTTACCTTTTGGTTCGATTCGAATGCGATCTAAGGGAAGTGATGGAGGTCATAATGGATTAAAAGACATTCAAAACAAACTACAATCTCAAGCTTATCCACGATTACGCTTTGGAGTTGGTAATGAATTTTTGAAAGGTCAGCAGATTGATTATGTTCTTGGAGAATGGACAGCAGAGGAAAATGAAATAATGAACGAACGATTAAACCATTCAGCAGACGCAGCTTTATCTTTTGTATTTGCAGGTTTAAACAATACAATGAATCAATACAATGGGAAATAA
- a CDS encoding rhodanese-like domain-containing protein gives MGNKIVLTLALCAGVFFTSCQTNQVEKVTTSEEIQKIISSLNNVNQVDLSNPNNVLIDVRTPEEYAEGHVPGAINLNVKDDNFGKRVSELDSTKNYYIYCRSGVRAKSAEMIMLENNLNKVHTFQDGMMTYEGEIAK, from the coding sequence ATGGGAAATAAAATAGTTTTAACCCTTGCATTATGTGCAGGTGTATTCTTTACATCTTGCCAAACCAATCAAGTGGAAAAAGTTACGACATCGGAAGAAATACAGAAAATAATCTCTTCCTTAAATAATGTCAATCAAGTGGATTTGAGCAATCCAAATAATGTATTGATAGATGTTCGTACTCCAGAAGAGTATGCAGAAGGACATGTTCCAGGTGCAATTAATTTAAATGTTAAAGATGATAATTTCGGAAAACGTGTATCTGAATTAGATTCGACTAAAAATTATTACATCTATTGCCGCTCAGGAGTACGTGCGAAATCTGCAGAAATGATCATGTTAGAAAATAACTTGAACAAAGTACATACTTTCCAAGATGGGATGATGACGTACGAAGGGGAGATTGCTAAATAA
- a CDS encoding DUF3820 family protein: protein MEGLKPEYLKDIVTTKMPFGKYQGYLLCDLPVSYLEWFVAKGGFPAGKLGQLLSTVYEIKLNGLEDIINVLKNNYLK from the coding sequence ATGGAAGGTTTAAAACCTGAATATCTAAAAGATATTGTCACCACTAAAATGCCTTTTGGGAAATATCAAGGATACTTACTTTGTGATTTACCAGTTTCCTATTTGGAATGGTTTGTGGCGAAAGGAGGATTCCCTGCAGGTAAACTTGGGCAATTGTTATCCACAGTGTATGAAATAAAATTAAATGGATTAGAAGATATAATTAATGTATTGAAAAACAATTATTTAAAATAA
- a CDS encoding GNAT family N-acetyltransferase: protein MIITAHLQHLDELTLLFDAYRQFYDKPSDIDAAKSFLTDRMENQESVIYCSVNEENQITGFVQLYPLFSSTRLKRFWILNDLFVLPQFRGNGYSKALIEEAKNLCKQTNACGMLLETSKENQIGNQLYPETGFIRRDDANFYEWEIQ, encoded by the coding sequence ATGATTATAACCGCTCACTTACAGCACCTCGATGAACTGACATTACTATTTGATGCATATCGTCAATTTTATGATAAACCTTCAGACATCGATGCAGCGAAATCATTTTTAACGGATCGAATGGAAAACCAAGAATCAGTTATTTATTGTTCCGTGAATGAGGAAAATCAAATCACAGGTTTTGTACAATTGTATCCTTTATTTTCTTCTACACGATTAAAACGATTTTGGATCTTAAATGATTTATTTGTTTTACCACAATTTCGAGGGAATGGCTATTCTAAAGCCTTAATTGAAGAAGCTAAAAACCTTTGTAAACAAACAAATGCCTGTGGCATGCTTCTCGAGACCAGCAAAGAAAACCAAATTGGAAATCAGTTATACCCTGAAACAGGATTTATACGTCGTGATGATGCTAATTTCTATGAATGGGAAATACAATAA